Part of the Acidobacteriota bacterium genome is shown below.
GGGTGGAAGCTCGCCGCGCTCGGCGGCGGAGTCGGTTGAAGACCGAGCCTCAGGGGCCCATGGGCGGCGGCCCCAGCACCCCGCCGAACTCACCGGGGATGCGGCAGCAGCGGGCGAAGCAGGTGATGTCCACCTCGGTGGTGGTGAAGTTGCGGCCGCGGCAACGGTAGTTGTTGCTCTCCGGCGAGACTTCCCAGAACCACACGTCCTGACTCGTTCCGAACCAATTGTGACCGCCACCGGTGAGGCTGTAGCCGGCGGGGCAGTTGGGGCTGGTGAAAGTGAAGGAGGTGTTGTTCACCTGGATGGTGTTCTCCACCGTCTGGCATTCCAGTGGGCTGGGCTCCGGCGGCGAGAAATAGCCGGTGACGTTGAGTAGCGCGTGGGAGGAGGCGAAGTTGGTGCGCAACACCAAGTCCGAAGCGCAGGCGGAGAGGAAGGGATTGCAGATGGGCACCATGACGCCGTTGATCAGGTTGATGCCCAGCTGAGGGCCGCCGTAGTTGATGACGCTGTCACCGGGGGTGCCGTCGGAGGGCCAGAGTTGGAAATTGCCCTTCGCCAGCGGATCAACCGCCAGCACGTTGATCACCACCGCCACCGCCGAGCTGATCACGCCGCAGAAGTCCGCCGCGCCCTGGCTGGAGGGGATGGCGCCGCCGGCGACGATGATGGTGCGGTCTGCGCCGCCGGGGGTCAGGCGACCTGCGGCGGTGTTGCGGGAGTCGTAGAAGCGGCAGGGCTTGTCGAGAGGGGTGAAGACCAGATCGCGGTCGACATCGCCGAGGAATTTCTCCGGAAACGACTGGCCGGCACGCTGAAGCTCCCGGGCCTGCTCCAATTGCTCGAGGGTGAGGGTTTCGAGGAAGGCCTTGGAGCGCTCTGCCCAGCTGGCGTCGAAGGTGCGGCCGGCGAGCTCCTGGCGCTCGCTCATGAGCTCGAGGATGAGGGCGTTCTTGGCCACCCGCTGAGCCTCCGCTTCCTGCTGGGCGTAGAGGCTGTCCTCCCAGGAGGTGGGCGCCGGCCGGTTCTCCTCGGCGGCCTGCGCCGCCCAGGGCAACGCGGTGAGCAAGGCGAGAGCAAGGGCTAATGCGGTCGAGAGACGACGAACCATGGGGAAGGCTCCTTTCCAAAGATGCAGCTCCTCCGGGGCACCGTAGACCGGTGCCGGCCGGGGATGACCCCATCCGTTGTTGATCAAAGACACGAGGTGACGAGGCTGACAGGATCGGAAGTCAAACGCGACTCTCGCCGCAGAAGAAAAAAGCTGGAGGAAGTATATCCCGTGTCGGGAACCGAGGAGGAGGGGATGCCTCTACTCCCTGACCGCCGGGGCTCCCGGTTGGCAGGAGCCCCGGCGGAACAGGTCCGTTTTCGAGTTAGAGGACGACGCCGCCGAACTCACCGGGGACCCGGCAGCAGCGGGCGAAGCAGGTGATCTCGGACATGTCGGTGTTGAAGTTGCGGCCACGGCAACGGTAGTGGTTGCCCTCCGGGGCGACCTCCCAGAACCACACGTCCTGGGTGTTGAAGAACCAATTGTGACCGCCGCCGGTGAGGCTGTAGCCGGCGGGGCAGTCGGGGCTGGTGAAGGAGAACGACTGGTCGGTGAAGCTCTCGGTGTTCTCCACCGTCTGGCACTCCAGCGGGCTGGGCTCCGGCGGCGAGAAGAAGCCGGTGACGTTGAGCAACGCGTGGGAGGAGGCGAAGTTGGTGCGCAACACCAGATCCGAGGGGCAGACCGAGAGGAAGGGGTTGCAGATGGGCACCATGACGCCGTTGATCAGGTTGATGCCCAGCTGAGGGCCGCCGTAGTTGATGACGCTGTCGCCGGGGGTGCCGTCGGAGGGCCAGAGCTGGAAGTTGCCCTGGGCCAGCGGATCCACCGCCAGGATGTTGATCACCACCGCCACCGCCGAGTCGAGGACGGCGCAGAAGGGGGCCGCTCCCTGATCCGCGGGAATGGCGCCGCCGGAAACGTTGATCGTGCGGTCACCACCGCCGGGGGTCAGGCGCCCGTCGGCGGTATTGCGGGAGTCGTAGAAGCGGCAGGGCTTGTCGAGAGGGGTGAAGACCAGATCGCGGTCGACATCGCCGAGGAACTTCTCCGGGAAGGACTGCCCGGCCCGCTGCAGCTCCTGAGCCTGGTGCAGCTCGTCGAGGGTCAGCTGGTCGAGGTAGGTCTTCATGCGAGTGGCCCAGCTCTCGTCGAAGGTGCGGCCGGCGAGTTGCTGGCGCTCTTCCATCAGCTCGAGGATGAGGGCGCTCTTGGCGGCGCGGTCCGCTTCCGCCTGCTGTTGGGCTGCGAGGCTGTCTTGCCAAGAGCTCGCCGCCGGCCGATTGTCATCGGTGGTTTGCACTCCGGACTGGGCGACCGCTGGTAGAGCGAATAGCAGAGCAAGGCAGAGCAAAAGGGTGAACGATCTCATTGGGAGGCTCCTTTCATGGGTGGGCAGTTCTGTTTGCGGACTTCTTTCTCGAGGTGTGCATTCTTCTAGCACCGGAGCTTGTTGACGGTTTCAACACGCGCCAAGCTCCGTGAAATGGCCACACGCTGCGATCTCGAAGTCATAGCTCGGGGTCACAATTCGAATTCTCGCCCAGCGGTTCTCTCGCCACAGGGGAAGGAGGGCATCGGCTGGCAGTCAATGGATCGAGTATGGCAATAAGAACCACTAGGGTTTGCTATTAGTCTATCTCTTTAGTGGGCGAAGGGAAAGCTGTTCTCGTTGGAGAGTCGTGACCGGGAATGCGGTAATCTTTTGCCATGGAGCGATCAGTGCCCAGGTGGGAAGACCGTAGCCGAGGATCTGCTACACCGCTGCCCGATCGTGCGGGGGTGGGCGCCGGCGGGCTTTGCCCCCGCTTCGCCGAGCAGGGAGATGAGGCATGATGGAGTATTTCCTGGGCTTACACCCGGTGACCCAGGCCTTGCTGGCGACTCTTTTCACCTGGGGCATGACCGCCCTCGGTGCCGCAGTGGTCTTCGTCACCCGTACCGTCAACCAGCGCCTGCTGGACTCCATGTACGGCTTTGCCGCCGGGGTCATGTTGGCGGCCAGCTATTGGTCGCTCTTGGCACCGGCCATCGAGCTTTCGGAGGGTGGGCCGGTACCGCGCTGGGTACCGCCGACGGTGGGCTTCCTGCTGGGCTGCGGATTCCTGGCGGTGGCGGACAAGATCCTGCCCCACCTGCACCCCAACATGCCCAAGAGCCAGGCGGAGGGGCCACCCACGGAGTGGCGCCGCAGCACCCTGTTGGTGCTAGCCATCACCCTGCACAATCTGCCCGAGGGGCTAGCCGTAGGGGTGGCCTTCGGTGCTGCTGCCGCGGGTCTGCCGGCGGCCACCATCGCCGCCGCCGTGGCTTTGGGGGTCGGTATTGGGCTGCAGAACTTTCCCGAGGGGATGGCGGTCTCCATGCCGCTGCGGGGTCAGGGCATGAGCCGGCTCAAGGCCTTCTGGTACGGCCAGCTGTCGGGGGTGGTGGAGCCTTTGGCCGGAGTTCTGGGCGCCGCTGCGGTGCTCGCCGCCCGGCCCATCCTGCCCTACGCCCTGGGCTTCGCCGCCGGCGCCATGATCTTCGTGGTCATCGAGGAGCTGGTCCCCGCCTCCCAGAGCAACAACAACACCGACCTGGCGACCCTGAGCACCATCGGCGGCTTCACCGTCATGATGGTTCTCGACGTGGCCTTGGGTTGAGGTGATGAGTTGTTGAAGAGGATGAATTAGAGCGAGCCTATTGCTTGGTGGGCTGGAGCCCACTCTACGGCCGATCGCTTCATCTACCGGAGTAGGGTGGACGCCAGCCCACCCTCTCGACGACCGAGTTTCCTCTCAAACCCCGACCTCCCGCTGCATCTTGGCGGTGATGGATTGGCGCAGATCGAAGAAGCCCTCCCAGGGATCCTCATCCAGAGCGGCCAAGCGGCGGGGAATGCTCTCGAGGGTGTAAGCCGCAGCGGACTCCAGTCCATCGAGCTCGTTCCAGCGCAGCGGCGTCGCCACCGTCGCCCCGGGGCGGGCGCGGAGCGAGTAGTTGACCACCGCGGTGGCGCCGCGGCCGGTGCGAAGCCAGTCGAGGAAGAGCTTGCCCTCTCGCTTCTCCTTGGCGGCGGTGGCCACCAGGTGCTCCGGATCCTCCTGCACCAGGTCCTCCGCCAGCGCCCGAGCGAAGTCTTTGAGCTCCTGCCACGAACTGCGGCGCTCCAGCGGCGTCACCACGTGCAATCCCTCGCCGCCGGTGGTGC
Proteins encoded:
- a CDS encoding ZIP family metal transporter, with translation MMEYFLGLHPVTQALLATLFTWGMTALGAAVVFVTRTVNQRLLDSMYGFAAGVMLAASYWSLLAPAIELSEGGPVPRWVPPTVGFLLGCGFLAVADKILPHLHPNMPKSQAEGPPTEWRRSTLLVLAITLHNLPEGLAVGVAFGAAAAGLPAATIAAAVALGVGIGLQNFPEGMAVSMPLRGQGMSRLKAFWYGQLSGVVEPLAGVLGAAAVLAARPILPYALGFAAGAMIFVVIEELVPASQSNNNTDLATLSTIGGFTVMMVLDVALG